The following proteins come from a genomic window of Pirellula staleyi DSM 6068:
- the hisI gene encoding phosphoribosyl-AMP cyclohydrolase, with product MPLEGEGPDFSRGEQRLLPAIAQDHATGEVLMMAWMNEESFAETMATGRAVYYSRSRGKLWRKGEESGHMQTVHGVYVDCDADTILLKVSQVGAACHEGFRSCFFRQVTPLGLTVVAERLVEPASVYKNPKSHAKSTVKPAPRKKK from the coding sequence ATTCCCCTGGAGGGAGAAGGGCCCGACTTTTCGCGAGGCGAGCAGCGATTGCTACCCGCGATTGCGCAGGATCATGCCACCGGTGAAGTGCTAATGATGGCCTGGATGAATGAAGAATCGTTTGCCGAAACCATGGCGACTGGCCGCGCGGTCTACTACAGCCGCAGCCGGGGAAAATTGTGGCGCAAAGGGGAAGAATCGGGACACATGCAAACCGTGCATGGGGTCTACGTCGATTGCGACGCCGACACCATTCTGCTGAAGGTTTCCCAGGTCGGCGCAGCGTGTCACGAAGGGTTTCGGAGCTGTTTTTTCCGCCAAGTAACACCGCTGGGGCTCACCGTGGTGGCCGAGCGTCTGGTGGAACCCGCCAGCGTTTATAAAAACCCCAAATCCCACGCCAAATCGACGGTGAAGCCCGCGCCGCGGAAGAAGAAGTAA